One genomic segment of Vagococcus intermedius includes these proteins:
- the deoD gene encoding purine-nucleoside phosphorylase, which translates to MSVHIEARQGDVADKILLPGDPLRARYIAENFLEDAQLYNEVRGMLGYTGYYKGQRISVQGTGMGMPSAAIYATELVKEYGVKKMIRVGTCGSIQKDVHVRDLVLAQAAATSSAIIRNDFPKHDFPQIADFDLLMKAYEVGKEQGFTTHVGNVLSDDVFYKDSMDDIFRLGEHGVLGIEMEAAVLYYVAAKYQVKALSLMTVSDHMLTGEETSAEERQKTFDDMMIVALETLIQE; encoded by the coding sequence GATCCCTTACGCGCAAGATACATTGCTGAAAATTTTTTAGAAGATGCCCAGTTATACAATGAGGTTCGCGGGATGCTAGGTTATACAGGTTACTATAAAGGACAGCGTATTTCTGTACAAGGAACTGGTATGGGGATGCCCTCAGCAGCTATCTATGCAACAGAGTTGGTGAAAGAATACGGCGTGAAAAAAATGATTCGTGTGGGAACCTGTGGTTCAATCCAAAAAGATGTTCATGTCCGTGACTTGGTATTGGCTCAAGCTGCTGCCACTTCATCAGCAATTATCCGAAATGACTTTCCAAAACATGATTTTCCTCAAATTGCTGATTTTGACTTATTAATGAAGGCATATGAAGTAGGAAAAGAACAAGGATTTACAACCCATGTGGGTAATGTTTTATCAGATGATGTTTTTTATAAAGATTCAATGGATGATATTTTTCGCTTAGGAGAACATGGTGTTCTTGGTATTGAGATGGAAGCAGCGGTATTGTATTATGTTGCCGCCAAATATCAGGTTAAAGCTTTAAGTTTGATGACAGTAAGTGATCATATGTTAACAGGTGAAGAAACAAGTGCTGAAGAACGTCAAAAAACGTTCGATGATATGATGATTGTTGCTCTAGAAACATTAATTCAAGAATAA